In the Thermococcus sp. MAR1 genome, one interval contains:
- a CDS encoding L-threonylcarbamoyladenylate synthase: protein MTVVINMRDGLDERGIRIAARFILGGRLVAFPTETVYGLGADALNENAVRRIFEAKGRPADNPLIVHIAEFDDLKKLAEEVPREAKLLAERFWPGPLTMVLPKRGEVPYVTTGGLDTVAVRMPAHPIALALIKASTPIAAPSANISGKPSPTLAEHVIDDFYGRIECIIDGGETKIGVESTVIDLSSERPTLLRPGGLPLEEIEKVIGEVEIHPAVRGKLVDVARSPGMKYRHYSPSAQVIVVEGKRENVKGKIAELVEVYRSKGLRVGVMATEEYEADEFFHLGKTEEEVARNLFRALRELDKRGVDVIIAEGIEERGLGFAVMNRLRKAAGYRIVWA, encoded by the coding sequence ATGACGGTAGTAATTAACATGCGAGATGGACTTGACGAGAGGGGGATAAGAATAGCCGCGAGGTTCATACTGGGAGGAAGGCTCGTCGCGTTTCCTACAGAGACCGTTTACGGTCTTGGCGCAGATGCACTCAACGAGAACGCTGTGAGGAGAATCTTCGAGGCCAAGGGAAGACCAGCCGACAATCCGCTCATAGTTCACATCGCAGAATTTGACGACCTGAAAAAGCTCGCTGAAGAAGTTCCCAGGGAGGCAAAGCTTTTGGCTGAAAGATTCTGGCCGGGCCCCCTGACGATGGTCCTGCCCAAGAGGGGAGAGGTTCCGTACGTTACCACCGGCGGCCTCGACACAGTCGCGGTAAGGATGCCAGCGCATCCAATAGCACTCGCCCTCATAAAGGCCAGCACTCCGATTGCGGCGCCTTCAGCAAACATAAGTGGAAAGCCGAGCCCAACGCTGGCGGAGCACGTGATAGACGACTTCTACGGGAGAATCGAGTGCATAATCGATGGCGGCGAAACGAAGATCGGTGTCGAGTCAACGGTTATAGACCTGAGCTCAGAGAGGCCGACCCTGCTGAGGCCCGGTGGCCTGCCACTCGAGGAGATAGAGAAGGTAATAGGGGAAGTCGAGATACACCCCGCTGTTAGGGGTAAACTCGTCGATGTGGCCCGTTCCCCGGGCATGAAGTACAGGCACTACTCGCCCAGTGCTCAGGTGATAGTTGTCGAGGGGAAGAGGGAAAACGTGAAGGGAAAGATAGCCGAGCTGGTGGAGGTGTACCGTTCCAAGGGCCTGCGAGTTGGAGTCATGGCAACGGAGGAGTACGAGGCGGACGAGTTCTTCCACCTGGGGAAAACGGAGGAAGAGGTGGCGAGAAACCTCTTCAGGGCACTCAGAGAGCTCGATAAGAGAGGCGTTGACGTGATAATCGCCGAGGGCATCGAGGAGAGGGGCCTTGGATTCGCGGTTATGAACCGCCTGAGAAAGGCAGCAGGGTACAGAATAGTATGGGCATAG
- a CDS encoding nucleotidyltransferase domain-containing protein, which produces MPREKVVRVWDEREVSYSPKRWRYLQEKREKALEIMERLSQFDPQLYGSVARGDVRRDSDIDIFIPYRVPSYLIELALEGLVSRRKIVMATPWHLIKGVIEIDGETTVTFPLIDPTDRELEFYRWGGMIDMWGVKTRQRVPGVNKKLILIIPTERGHIEREVMGRESEVARVLGVSIDIVTERVHVLTRRDSIGRTGIYINEEVPDWMSFEEALKLIADRDPNVRRKVRERGGV; this is translated from the coding sequence ATGCCGCGTGAAAAAGTTGTCCGTGTCTGGGACGAGAGGGAGGTCAGCTACTCCCCCAAGAGATGGCGCTACCTCCAGGAGAAGCGGGAGAAAGCACTTGAGATTATGGAACGCCTCAGTCAGTTTGACCCACAGCTCTACGGCAGCGTCGCCAGGGGAGATGTAAGAAGGGACAGCGACATAGATATCTTCATCCCCTACCGGGTGCCGAGCTACCTAATCGAGCTCGCTCTTGAGGGGCTTGTGAGCAGGAGAAAAATAGTCATGGCAACCCCCTGGCACCTCATCAAGGGCGTCATCGAGATAGATGGGGAAACGACGGTCACCTTTCCATTGATCGACCCCACCGACAGGGAGCTTGAGTTCTACAGGTGGGGCGGGATGATAGACATGTGGGGAGTGAAGACCAGGCAACGCGTCCCTGGCGTTAATAAGAAGCTAATCCTGATAATCCCCACCGAGAGGGGGCACATCGAGAGGGAAGTCATGGGAAGGGAGAGCGAGGTGGCGAGAGTTTTAGGAGTGAGCATAGACATCGTCACCGAGCGCGTTCACGTTCTGACGAGAAGGGACAGCATCGGGAGAACAGGAATCTACATCAACGAGGAAGTTCCCGACTGGATGAGCTTCGAGGAGGCTCTGAAGCTCATAGCCGACCGCGACCCAAACGTTAGGAGGAAGGTAAGGGAGCGGGGAGGGGTTTAA
- the serS gene encoding serine--tRNA ligase, translating to MLDIKLIRENPDLVKGDLIKRGELEKLKWIDEILELDRKWRENLRRINALRKERNQLAVQIGKRKKAGEPIDDLLARSNEIVKQIEALEKEVEELRAKIDYYLWRLPNITHETVPIGKDDSENVPIRFWGRARVWEGFLESFKEQSLGKMEYEILDWRPRLHVDMLELLRGADLERAAKVSGARFYYLMNELVILDLALLRFALDKLIEKGFTPVIPPYMVRRFVEEGVTSFGDFEDVIYKVEGEDLYLIPTAEHPLAGMHANEIIEGKDLPLLYVGISPCFRKEAGTAGKDTKGIFRVHQFHKVEQFVYAKPEESWEWHEKLIANAEEIFQELEIPYRVVNICTGDLGYVAAKKYDIEAWMAGQGKFREVVSASNCTEWQARRLNIRYRDKTHEKPRFLHTLNSTAIATSRAIVAILENFQTEEGVVKLPRAIWKYTGFKEILPAHMKEKCCQG from the coding sequence ATGCTGGACATAAAGCTCATCCGTGAAAATCCCGACCTCGTTAAGGGTGACCTCATAAAGCGCGGCGAGCTTGAGAAGCTCAAGTGGATAGACGAGATTCTGGAGCTCGACAGGAAGTGGCGCGAGAACCTGAGGAGAATAAACGCCCTCAGAAAGGAGCGCAACCAGCTGGCGGTTCAGATAGGCAAGCGCAAGAAGGCCGGCGAGCCGATAGACGACCTCCTTGCGAGGAGCAATGAGATAGTGAAGCAGATTGAGGCCCTTGAGAAGGAAGTCGAGGAACTGAGGGCAAAGATAGACTACTACCTCTGGCGTCTCCCGAACATCACCCATGAAACCGTTCCCATCGGTAAGGACGACAGCGAGAACGTTCCCATAAGGTTCTGGGGCAGGGCGAGAGTCTGGGAGGGCTTCCTTGAGAGCTTTAAGGAGCAGAGCCTCGGAAAGATGGAGTACGAAATCCTCGACTGGAGACCGAGGCTCCACGTTGACATGCTTGAACTCCTCCGCGGTGCCGACCTTGAGAGGGCCGCGAAGGTCAGCGGTGCGCGCTTTTACTACCTCATGAACGAGCTTGTCATCCTCGATCTTGCTCTCCTCCGCTTTGCTCTCGACAAGCTCATCGAGAAAGGGTTTACTCCAGTCATACCGCCGTACATGGTCAGGCGCTTTGTGGAGGAGGGCGTCACGAGCTTCGGTGACTTCGAGGATGTCATATACAAGGTCGAGGGCGAGGACCTCTACCTGATCCCAACCGCCGAGCACCCGCTCGCTGGAATGCACGCCAACGAGATAATCGAAGGGAAGGACTTACCGCTGCTCTACGTTGGAATAAGCCCGTGCTTCAGGAAGGAGGCAGGGACGGCAGGAAAGGACACAAAGGGAATCTTTCGCGTCCACCAGTTCCATAAAGTTGAACAGTTCGTCTATGCGAAGCCCGAGGAGAGCTGGGAGTGGCACGAGAAGCTCATAGCCAACGCCGAGGAGATATTCCAGGAGCTTGAGATTCCCTACCGCGTTGTGAACATCTGCACCGGCGATCTGGGATACGTTGCGGCAAAGAAGTACGACATCGAGGCCTGGATGGCCGGCCAGGGCAAGTTCAGGGAGGTTGTAAGCGCGAGCAACTGCACCGAGTGGCAGGCGAGAAGGTTAAACATCCGCTACCGCGACAAGACCCACGAGAAGCCCAGGTTCCTCCACACCCTTAACTCGACGGCCATAGCAACCTCAAGGGCGATAGTGGCGATACTTGAGAACTTCCAGACCGAGGAGGGGGTCGTAAAGCTCCCAAGAGCCATCTGGAAGTACACGGGCTTCAAGGAGATTCTGCCGGCCCACATGAAGGAGAAGTGCTGTCAGGGCTGA